The Pseudomonas sp. MM223 genome segment GACCTTCACCGAACAAGAGCTGAAAGACCTGGTCAAGTTCTACGAGTCGCCGCTGGGCAAGAAAGTACTGCGTGAAATGCCCAAGGTTACCCAGCAATCGGCCCAGCTGACCCAGCAGAGCCTGGAGCCAGCGGTGCCGGTGGTGAACAAGCTGCTGGAAGACATGACCAAGGAACTGGACCCTAACGCTGGCAAGGCCGCCGTCCCTGCCAAGAAGTGAGCACGCCGCGATGACCATGCAACAGCGCATTGAACAACAGCTGGGCGCCCTGGCGCCGCAGCACCTGCAAGTGCTCGACGAAAGTCACATGCACAGTCGTGGTCAGGAGACCCACTACAAGGCTGTGATCGTCAGCGAGCAGTTTGCCGGGTTGAACAGCGTCAAGCGCCACCAGAAGGTGTACGCCACCATGGGTGAGCTGATGGGCCAGATCCATGCCCTGGCCATTCATACCTACACCGCCGAAGAGTGGGCCAAGGTCGGCGTTGCGCCGGCCTCGCCAGTGTGCGCCGGCGGCGGGCACTGAAACCTTTTTGTTGTTCTGGTAGAATTTGCTGCATCCCAAAAGGGGGCTGCTGTGCAGCCCATCGCAGGCAAGCCAGCTCCCACAGGTAAAGTGCCCTTCTTGAGAGTGGCGCAGTACCTGTGGGAGCTGGCTTGCCTGCGATGGGCCGCACAGCGGCCCCCTGTTTCTTGTGTAACCCGGTCCGCCCCTTACGAGGGCAACCACCTGGAGAACCAGCTTCATGTCCCAACCCATCGTCGTCGCGGCGCTGTACAAGTTCGTCACCCTGCAAGACTACGTAGAACTGCGCGAGCCGCTGCTCAAGGCCATGCTCGACAACAACGTCAAAGGCACCCTGCTGCTGGCCCACGAAGGCATCAACGGCACCGTGTCGGCCACCCGCGAAGGCATTGACGGCCTGCTGGCCTGGCTGCGCAACGACCCGCGCCTGGTCGACATCGACCATAAAGAGTCGTACTGCGACGAGCAGCCGTTCTACCGTACCAAGGTCAAGCTCAAGAAAGAGATCGTTACCCTCGGCGTGCCGGGCGTGGACCCGAACCAGGCGGTCGGTACCTACGTCGAACCCAAGGACTGGAACGCGCTGATCAGCGACCCGGAAGTGCTGCTGATCGACACCCGCAACGACTACGAAGTGGCCATCGGCACCTTCAAGGGCGCGATGGACCCGAAGACCGAAACCTTCCGCGAGTTCCCGGACTACATCAAGGCCAACTTCGACCCCAGCAAGCACAAGAAAGTGGCCATGTTCTGCACCGGCGGCATTCGTTGCGAAAAAGCCTCCAGCTACATGCTCGGTGAAGGCTTCGAGGCGGTCTATCATCTTAAGGGTGGCGTGCTGAAGTACTTCGAGGAAGTGCCTCAGGAAGAAAGCCTGTGGGACGGCGATTGCTTCGTCTTCGACAACCGCGTCACGGTGCGCCATGACCTGAGCGAAGGCGAGTACGACCAGTGCCACGCCTGCCGCCACCCGATCAATGCAGAGGAGCGCGCGTCCGAGCATTATTCGCCAGGTGTCAGCTGCCCGCATTGCTGGGACACCCTGAGCGAGAAGACCCGGCGCAGCGCCATCGACCGGCAGAAGCAGATTGAGCTGGCCAAGGCCCGCAACCTGCCACACCCGATCGGTTACAACTACAAAGCCGAGGCTTGATGCATGTCTGCTCGCCTGATCTATGTGATGGACCCGATGTGCTCCTGGTGCTGGGGTTTCGCGCCGGTAGCCGCCGCCCTGATCGCCCAGGCGGGTGAAGCGGGCGTTGCCACCCGCGTGGTGCCGGGCGGGCTGCGCACCGGCGGCAGCGCCCTGGACAGCTCTACCCGCAAGTACATCCTTGAACACTGGCAGGCAGTGGCCGACGCCACCGGCCAGCCGTTTCGTTTCGAGGGGGCCATGCCTGACGGCTTTGTCTATGACACCGAACCGGCCTGCCGCGCCCTGGTCACTGCCCGCGAGCTGGACGCCGAGCGCGTCTGGCCGCTGCTGGCGCTGATTCAGCGCTCGTTCTACGAACAGGGCGTGGACGTGACCACTGCGCCACAGCTGGTCGAACTGGCTGAACAGGCGGGCTTCGACCGTGCGGTGTTTGCCGAAACCTTCGCCCGTGCCGATACCCGCGCGGCCACCGCAGCCGATTTCAGCTGGGCCCAAGACCTGGGTATTGCCGGGTTTCCGACCTTGCTGGCCGAGCGTAATGGCCAACTGGCCCTGCTGACCAACGGCTACCAGCCGCTGGAGCGCCTGCAACCCTTGCTCGGCCGTTGGCTGCAGCAGGCCGCTTGTGCTTGATGTGCCTGGGTCACCCGACCCGGTGCCGGGCAAGCCTCACATTGCGGGCGATCGACTGAGCCGGGCGGAAATCCGCCGCCTGGCCCTGCATCACAAGAAAAACCTCTGGTCTGCCAACCTCATCGCCGTGCTGGCGGCCTGCTGCAGCGTGCCCATTCCGTTGCTGTTGCCCCTGCTGGTGGACGAAGTGCTGCTGGGCCATGGCGATGCTGCGCTGAAGTGGATGAACCACCTGCTGCCGTCCAGCTGGCAGGTTGCAGCCGGCTATATCGGGCTGATGCTGGCGCTTACCCTGTGCCTGCGCCTGGCTGCCTTGGCGTTCAACGTCATCCAGGCTAAGCTGTTTGCCGGTTTGGCCAAAGATATCGTCTACCGCCTGCGCATCCGCCTGATCGAGCGGCTCAAGCGTATTTCGCTGAAGGAATACGAAAGCCTGGGCAGTGGCACGGTAACCACCCATCTGGTCACCGACCTGGACACGCTCGACAAGTTCGTTGGCGAAACCCTCAGCCGCTTCCTGGTGGCCATGCTGACCCTGACCGG includes the following:
- the bolA gene encoding DNA-binding transcriptional regulator BolA (*Name bolA), yielding MTMQQRIEQQLGALAPQHLQVLDESHMHSRGQETHYKAVIVSEQFAGLNSVKRHQKVYATMGELMGQIHALAIHTYTAEEWAKVGVAPASPVCAGGGH